Proteins encoded within one genomic window of Couchioplanes caeruleus:
- a CDS encoding acyl carrier protein translates to MRLADVVADVFEVDPADVVDEATPATLENWTSLRHIQLVVALEAAYGVSFSSQEIRGFKSVGDVRRALADKGTGVDEEALA, encoded by the coding sequence ATGCGGCTCGCTGACGTGGTGGCGGACGTGTTCGAGGTCGACCCCGCCGACGTGGTTGACGAGGCGACGCCGGCGACCCTGGAGAACTGGACCAGCCTGCGGCACATCCAGCTGGTCGTGGCGCTGGAGGCGGCGTACGGCGTCTCCTTCTCGTCCCAGGAGATCCGCGGCTTCAAGTCAGTCGGTGATGTGCGCCGCGCCCTGGCCGACAAGGGCACCGGTGTCGACGAGGAGGCGCTGGCCTGA
- a CDS encoding MbtH family protein has translation MDLMYKVVRNDEEQYSIWHEFKETPPGWHEVGVSGTKDRCLTYIDEVWRDMRPRSLREHMEGAHDAAR, from the coding sequence ATGGACCTCATGTACAAGGTCGTGCGCAACGACGAGGAGCAGTACTCGATCTGGCACGAGTTCAAGGAAACCCCGCCGGGCTGGCACGAGGTCGGGGTCTCGGGCACCAAGGACCGGTGCCTGACGTACATCGACGAGGTGTGGCGCGACATGCGTCCGCGCAGCCTTCGTGAGCACATGGAAGGAGCGCACGATGCGGCTCGCTGA
- a CDS encoding alpha-ketoacid dehydrogenase subunit beta, translated as MRVAEDLNAALHTLFEACPDLYLLGEDIADPYGGAFKVTKGLSDKHPNRVLPTPLSESGIMGVAGGLALAGDRAIVEVMFGDFIALCFDQIVNFASKSVSMYGQRVPLRLVVRCPVGGNRGYGPTHSQSPQKHFIGVPNLSLYEMSPFHDNATVFRRMLDHGEPAVFFEDKILYTRPMYADGHIDDVLRYDLIGDPSVARVHIEDPDDFRYVVIAPGGLAHRVMGAMRTLFLQEEIPGLLLVPSRLYPFDVEPLLPILARAEHIIVAEESVAGGTWGSEVAQSLYSRLWGMLRHPIRLVNSADSIIPTAAHLEHRVLVQENTVYDTLREACA; from the coding sequence ATGCGGGTAGCCGAGGATCTGAACGCCGCGTTGCACACGTTGTTCGAGGCCTGTCCGGACCTGTACCTGCTCGGTGAGGACATCGCCGACCCGTACGGCGGCGCCTTCAAGGTCACCAAGGGGCTGTCGGACAAGCACCCGAACAGGGTGCTGCCCACCCCGCTCAGCGAGAGCGGGATCATGGGCGTCGCCGGCGGTCTCGCGCTCGCCGGGGATCGCGCCATCGTGGAGGTCATGTTCGGCGACTTCATCGCCCTCTGCTTCGACCAGATCGTCAACTTCGCCAGCAAATCCGTGTCGATGTACGGCCAACGCGTCCCGCTGCGGCTGGTGGTGCGCTGCCCGGTGGGCGGCAACCGGGGATACGGCCCGACCCACAGTCAGAGCCCGCAGAAGCACTTCATCGGCGTGCCGAACCTCTCCCTGTACGAGATGTCGCCGTTCCACGACAACGCCACGGTGTTCCGACGGATGCTGGACCACGGCGAGCCGGCCGTCTTCTTCGAGGACAAGATCCTCTATACCCGGCCCATGTACGCGGACGGCCACATCGACGATGTGCTGCGCTACGACCTGATTGGCGATCCAAGCGTTGCCCGCGTCCACATCGAGGACCCCGACGACTTCCGGTACGTCGTGATCGCTCCCGGCGGGCTCGCACACCGGGTCATGGGCGCGATGCGCACGCTGTTCCTGCAGGAGGAGATCCCCGGCCTGCTGCTGGTGCCCTCTCGGCTGTACCCGTTCGACGTAGAGCCGCTGCTGCCGATCCTGGCCCGGGCCGAGCACATCATCGTGGCCGAGGAGAGCGTCGCCGGGGGCACATGGGGCAGCGAGGTCGCGCAGTCGCTCTACTCGCGGCTCTGGGGCATGCTGCGCCACCCGATCCGGCTGGTCAACTCGGCGGACTCGATCATTCCGACCGCCGCTCACCTGGAACACCGCGTTCTCGTCCAAGAGAACACGGTCTACGACACGTTGCGGGAGGCATGCGCGTGA
- a CDS encoding condensation domain-containing protein produces MTASLGEQLAQLTPAQRTSLLRRLRQREPQPAGDRTFPLSHAQERLWFLDQLDPGNPAYNIPFALRITGSLDREALKRAIRDVVRRHAALRTAFPVTEGRPGQVVRAVLEMPVPVTDLGHLPSPERAAESSRLAAEHARQRFALADGPLLSVRLLVLGADHLLLVAVHHIVFDGWSTSVFVDELAAHYKAAVTGVPAQVPALPVQFTEWAAEERDLLDGPAMAGHLAHWKRRLTGAPLLSTLPTDRPRQAVRRNRGAQRPFRLDAELTGRVETFARQAGVTLNAAALAAFAAVLRQATGQDELLIGTPVGGRMRAGLEPLIGCFANTLVLRLDLSGDPALRVVAERAHRAIADAYAHQDAPYTRVVEEVAPPRDPAVNPLFQTMFSVAGISEEPRQAGPVTFTLENVDNGLTDFDLFFTLTRRDGALEGLASYDADLYLPGTVDGLVDCLRSALDEFATHPDRPLSRVGSLRRRRVSIAASFTADPVREPADFWLRFLRMPVDLRIAPYGQVVPHLLASGDDDATVCLLRWEDWLRHHDKMPTAEAATVLDRAATDLAAGLRTYRDRSDAPLIVGVCPPSEAYERHPWTALFAQLDDRLSRLCRELGVTAMLPDRWTQRYPAGQVHDAQADALGHVPYSTSFFAVLGTQVVRRLAGRWTAPVHTVVLDPAGPGDGSDPEVAAVVRRFILQQERYGRRVMVGDPAKLTEIEPAGCVVLSTDPRACATTLARFPGAVALTVPVPSRRLARYLDHVWLLDPPAEPGPTAARPDSARVAYLATQLTDAEVIAERSRPAEPAGPATDGPLVAPRTRTEERLAGLWRELLPDHEIGAHSDFFALGGHSLLATRLLSRVHAEFGTAVPLHAFFAGPTVERLAAILAEQGHSDDPIPVVPRNGDLVPSSTQQRLWTAAQIGDDPGRHNITFAAALSGPLDLAALRTAVARLVERHEILRTTFRDVDGVPYLEVHDHLDCWLPEVDLTGVPAAERANSARELLLRHADHHFDLARGPLLRVQALILEPDEYHLLVTIHHIVSDNWSWDIFLRELAALYEELTGASPAGLPPLPVQFADFAAWQRAWLGNAAAEPHVAYWRSRLADAPPLLALPTDRPRPAVRSDHAGRAGHAFAPGLGPALRDLASGESATLFSTLLAGFAGLLQRYSDQDDMVLGSPIAARHRPELEGLIGYFADILPLRLQLTGEPTFRELIRRVHATVVDAYAHQELPFASIVEAVQPPRDPAYHPVFQCLFNFVDLPESVPVLAGRPLRSLDVPSAGTDFDLFLTLYWQGGDLHMTLDYRTDLYDPETARRLLAALEALVTTGLAEPDQPLSELDLGSSFVVPDHRPAQARTDVSQGPPVPVAVAASFTADPLQGALQHCLGELDMPVEVRFGPYAQVFQQLLDSDGVLGATNDGLDVVLLRWEDWLRFQEALPQAAAVSVLERALYDLVAAVEVFRARSAAPLLIGVCPASERYRRPPWSGLLTGLTDRLDRLTARHPGSRVLRLDELAERYGVTDVGDPRADELGHIPYTPEFFAALGTVIAREVCRWHGPALRTIVVEAGAEAAVGWLRRFLHRQRRYGRDIVFDPDGVESSGLASTAVLAIDGRTADEARQRWPEAYVLTLPDDTGSGFADHNWIFDPPADELERGECRLSLAMVAGVSAELADARVTLRSAGAPKVAGTRYVAPRTEAERILAEVWAQLLHADRVGVEDGFFDLGGDSMVAIQVVSQANRHGIAIAPRQLMANPTIAALASGAPGTENAEYQPAEQGPVVGAVPLTPPQRWFLDEIAPTLTHPGHFNHPYYLSLREPVEPEHLRAALIQLAGHHDALRARFARDGDSWRQEFGAVGTVPFTSHDLTGPAGPDRDAQLVAIAAREQAGLNLTDGPAVRAVHFRLGPDEPDRLLLVNHHLVVDAMSRGVLLDDLQTICRQLAAGRPARLPAKTTSYRDWARRLDEYAQSGRLRDELPFWVEQSGAGTGIPVDHPGGQPTFGSIRTLQGALSKAETDALRRVARARGSKLSDLMVAVLATVLTDWTGGRECTMAVAGHGRADLFDGVDLTRTVGWFQVYYPLRLSVPGTGLGDARLAEVGRQLERVPENGIGYGLLRYGQAGAAPSDRLAALPPPQVTFNFMGDFSFAGMPDGSELFSVPESDFGSPQDDNGRWPYLIDVVPALVNRRLRIDLNFSLAVHRGSTAEWLLGELLDRLRTVLGTADNETDPVRGGQPVAIDQKEQVV; encoded by the coding sequence ATGACCGCAAGCCTCGGCGAACAGCTCGCCCAACTCACCCCGGCACAGCGGACCTCCCTGCTGCGTCGGCTGCGTCAGCGAGAACCCCAGCCCGCCGGCGACCGGACGTTTCCGCTGTCCCACGCCCAGGAACGGCTCTGGTTCCTCGATCAGCTCGACCCGGGCAACCCGGCGTACAACATCCCGTTCGCGCTGCGCATCACCGGATCCCTCGACCGGGAGGCGCTGAAGCGGGCAATCCGGGACGTAGTCAGGCGGCACGCGGCGCTGCGGACCGCCTTCCCGGTGACCGAGGGCCGGCCTGGCCAGGTGGTGCGCGCGGTACTCGAGATGCCGGTGCCGGTCACCGACCTCGGCCATCTGCCTTCGCCGGAGCGGGCCGCGGAATCCTCCCGGCTGGCCGCCGAGCACGCCCGGCAGCGATTCGCGCTCGCCGACGGGCCGCTGCTGAGTGTCCGGCTACTCGTGCTCGGCGCCGACCACCTGCTGCTCGTCGCGGTTCACCACATCGTCTTTGACGGCTGGTCCACCTCGGTCTTTGTCGACGAGCTGGCTGCGCACTACAAGGCAGCGGTCACCGGCGTCCCGGCACAGGTGCCAGCCCTCCCTGTGCAGTTCACCGAGTGGGCAGCAGAGGAACGCGACCTGCTCGACGGGCCGGCGATGGCCGGGCATCTGGCGCACTGGAAACGCCGGCTGACCGGGGCGCCGCTGCTCTCCACCCTCCCGACCGACCGGCCGCGGCAGGCGGTGCGGCGAAACAGGGGCGCCCAGCGGCCGTTCCGGCTCGACGCGGAGCTGACCGGCCGGGTCGAGACGTTCGCCCGGCAGGCCGGAGTGACCCTCAACGCCGCGGCGCTCGCCGCCTTCGCCGCCGTGCTTCGCCAGGCCACCGGGCAGGATGAGCTGCTGATCGGCACGCCGGTCGGCGGACGCATGCGGGCCGGCCTCGAGCCGCTGATCGGCTGCTTCGCCAATACCCTGGTCCTGCGCCTGGACCTCTCCGGCGACCCGGCTCTGCGAGTAGTCGCCGAACGGGCGCATCGCGCGATCGCCGACGCGTACGCCCACCAGGACGCCCCGTACACCCGGGTGGTCGAGGAGGTCGCGCCGCCGCGGGATCCCGCCGTCAACCCGCTGTTCCAGACCATGTTCAGCGTTGCCGGCATCTCGGAGGAGCCGCGTCAGGCAGGCCCGGTGACGTTCACGCTGGAGAACGTCGACAACGGGCTGACCGACTTCGACCTGTTCTTCACGCTCACCCGCCGGGACGGTGCGCTGGAGGGTCTCGCCTCGTACGATGCCGACCTCTATCTGCCTGGCACGGTCGATGGCCTGGTCGACTGCCTACGGTCCGCCCTGGACGAGTTCGCCACCCATCCGGACCGGCCGCTCAGCCGGGTCGGGAGCCTGCGCCGACGCCGAGTGAGCATCGCCGCTTCGTTTACCGCGGACCCGGTACGGGAGCCGGCCGACTTCTGGCTGCGCTTCCTCCGGATGCCCGTCGACCTGCGGATCGCGCCGTACGGCCAGGTCGTTCCCCACCTGCTCGCCAGCGGCGACGACGACGCCACGGTCTGCCTGTTGCGATGGGAGGACTGGCTCCGGCACCACGACAAGATGCCGACTGCCGAGGCGGCCACCGTGCTCGACCGGGCGGCGACCGACCTCGCGGCGGGTCTCCGGACGTACCGGGACCGGTCGGATGCGCCGCTCATCGTCGGCGTATGCCCGCCGTCCGAGGCGTACGAGCGGCATCCGTGGACTGCGTTGTTCGCCCAACTCGACGACCGGCTGAGCCGCCTGTGCCGCGAGCTCGGCGTCACGGCGATGCTGCCGGACAGATGGACCCAGCGTTATCCGGCCGGTCAGGTGCACGACGCACAGGCCGACGCGCTCGGTCACGTGCCGTACTCGACGTCGTTCTTCGCGGTGCTCGGCACCCAGGTGGTCCGCCGCCTGGCCGGCCGATGGACGGCGCCGGTGCACACCGTCGTGCTCGACCCGGCCGGTCCGGGCGACGGCTCCGACCCGGAGGTTGCGGCGGTGGTCCGACGATTCATCCTTCAGCAGGAGCGGTACGGCCGCCGTGTCATGGTGGGCGACCCCGCCAAGCTGACGGAAATCGAACCCGCTGGCTGCGTAGTGCTCTCCACCGACCCGCGCGCTTGCGCCACGACACTCGCCCGGTTCCCAGGCGCGGTGGCGCTGACGGTGCCCGTGCCGAGCCGGCGCCTGGCCCGCTACCTGGACCACGTCTGGCTCCTGGACCCGCCGGCCGAACCGGGCCCGACGGCGGCCAGGCCGGATTCGGCGCGGGTCGCGTACCTGGCCACCCAGCTCACCGATGCGGAGGTCATCGCCGAGCGGTCCCGGCCGGCCGAACCGGCCGGACCGGCCACCGACGGTCCCCTGGTCGCGCCCCGGACCCGTACCGAGGAGCGGCTGGCCGGGCTGTGGCGCGAGCTGCTGCCGGACCACGAGATCGGGGCGCACAGCGACTTCTTCGCGCTGGGTGGGCACTCGCTGCTGGCCACGCGGCTGCTGTCCCGGGTCCATGCCGAGTTCGGCACGGCTGTTCCTCTGCACGCTTTCTTCGCCGGACCGACCGTCGAACGGCTCGCCGCGATTCTCGCCGAGCAGGGCCACAGCGACGATCCGATCCCGGTCGTGCCGCGCAACGGCGATCTGGTGCCGTCATCGACGCAGCAGCGGCTGTGGACCGCGGCCCAGATCGGTGATGACCCCGGTCGGCACAACATCACCTTCGCGGCGGCGCTGTCCGGGCCGCTGGACCTGGCGGCGCTGCGGACTGCCGTGGCCCGCCTGGTCGAGCGGCACGAGATCCTTCGTACCACCTTCCGGGACGTGGACGGGGTGCCGTATCTGGAAGTGCACGACCACCTGGACTGCTGGCTGCCCGAGGTGGACCTCACCGGCGTGCCGGCGGCCGAGCGGGCCAACTCCGCCCGGGAACTACTGCTGCGGCATGCCGACCACCACTTCGACCTGGCCCGGGGCCCCCTGCTGCGGGTCCAGGCGTTGATCCTCGAGCCGGACGAATACCACCTGCTGGTGACGATCCACCACATCGTCTCGGACAACTGGTCGTGGGACATCTTCCTGCGGGAGCTTGCCGCGCTGTACGAGGAGCTGACCGGGGCGAGCCCGGCCGGGCTGCCGCCCCTGCCGGTGCAGTTCGCCGACTTCGCGGCCTGGCAACGGGCCTGGCTCGGCAACGCCGCGGCGGAGCCGCACGTCGCCTACTGGCGGTCCCGGCTCGCCGACGCTCCGCCGCTGCTCGCGCTGCCGACCGACCGGCCGCGCCCGGCCGTGCGCTCGGATCACGCGGGCCGGGCAGGGCACGCCTTCGCCCCGGGCCTCGGCCCGGCCCTGCGAGATCTCGCGAGCGGCGAGTCGGCCACCCTGTTCAGCACGCTGCTCGCGGGTTTCGCCGGGCTGCTCCAGCGCTACAGCGACCAGGACGACATGGTGCTCGGCTCGCCGATCGCGGCCCGGCACCGGCCCGAGCTGGAGGGCCTGATCGGCTACTTCGCCGACATCCTGCCGCTGCGGCTACAGCTGACCGGCGAGCCGACGTTCCGGGAGCTGATCCGCCGGGTGCACGCGACGGTGGTGGACGCGTACGCCCATCAGGAGCTGCCGTTCGCCTCGATCGTGGAGGCCGTCCAGCCGCCGCGCGACCCGGCGTACCACCCGGTCTTCCAGTGCCTGTTCAACTTCGTCGACCTGCCGGAGAGCGTGCCGGTCCTGGCCGGGCGCCCGCTGCGGTCCTTGGACGTGCCGTCCGCCGGCACCGACTTTGACCTGTTCCTGACCTTGTACTGGCAGGGTGGCGACCTGCACATGACGCTCGACTACCGCACCGACCTGTACGACCCGGAGACGGCGCGACGACTCCTGGCCGCCTTGGAGGCGCTGGTCACCACGGGCCTGGCCGAGCCGGACCAACCGCTGTCCGAACTCGACCTTGGGTCGTCCTTCGTCGTGCCGGATCACCGGCCGGCGCAGGCGCGGACCGACGTGTCGCAGGGACCGCCGGTACCGGTCGCGGTCGCCGCCTCGTTCACCGCCGACCCGCTGCAGGGGGCGCTCCAGCACTGCCTCGGAGAGCTGGACATGCCGGTCGAGGTGCGCTTTGGTCCGTATGCCCAGGTCTTCCAGCAGCTGCTGGACTCCGACGGAGTCCTCGGCGCGACGAACGATGGCCTCGACGTGGTGCTGCTGCGCTGGGAGGACTGGCTGCGCTTCCAGGAGGCTCTGCCGCAGGCGGCCGCCGTGTCGGTGCTGGAACGGGCGCTATACGACCTGGTTGCCGCCGTGGAGGTGTTCCGGGCCCGCTCTGCGGCGCCACTGCTGATCGGCGTCTGCCCGGCCTCCGAGAGGTACCGGCGGCCGCCGTGGTCCGGGCTGCTCACCGGGCTGACCGACCGGCTGGACCGGCTCACCGCCCGGCATCCCGGCAGCCGCGTCTTGCGCCTGGACGAGCTCGCTGAGCGGTATGGCGTGACCGACGTGGGCGATCCCCGCGCGGACGAGCTGGGGCACATCCCGTACACCCCGGAGTTCTTTGCCGCGCTGGGGACCGTCATCGCCCGGGAGGTGTGCCGGTGGCACGGGCCGGCCCTGCGCACGATTGTCGTGGAGGCGGGTGCTGAGGCGGCCGTCGGCTGGCTGCGGCGATTCCTGCACCGGCAGCGCCGCTATGGCCGGGACATCGTGTTCGATCCGGACGGCGTGGAGTCTTCCGGCCTGGCATCAACCGCGGTACTCGCGATCGACGGCCGGACCGCCGACGAGGCGCGCCAGCGCTGGCCGGAGGCGTATGTTCTGACGCTGCCAGACGATACGGGGAGCGGCTTCGCCGACCACAACTGGATCTTCGATCCGCCCGCGGACGAACTGGAGCGCGGCGAGTGTCGGCTGTCGCTGGCGATGGTGGCCGGGGTCAGCGCTGAACTGGCCGACGCGCGGGTGACCCTGCGGTCGGCCGGTGCCCCCAAGGTCGCCGGCACCCGGTATGTGGCGCCGCGCACCGAAGCGGAACGGATCCTGGCCGAGGTCTGGGCGCAGCTGCTGCACGCCGACCGGGTCGGCGTCGAAGACGGCTTCTTCGATCTCGGCGGCGACTCCATGGTCGCGATCCAGGTGGTCTCCCAGGCCAACCGGCATGGCATCGCGATCGCGCCGCGTCAGCTGATGGCGAATCCCACCATCGCCGCGCTCGCCTCCGGCGCACCGGGCACGGAGAACGCCGAGTACCAGCCGGCGGAGCAGGGCCCGGTCGTCGGCGCGGTGCCGCTGACTCCGCCCCAGCGCTGGTTCCTCGACGAGATCGCCCCGACGCTGACGCACCCGGGTCATTTCAACCACCCGTACTACCTGTCCCTGCGAGAACCGGTCGAGCCGGAGCACCTGCGGGCGGCGCTTATCCAGCTGGCGGGCCACCACGACGCACTGCGCGCGCGGTTCGCCCGAGACGGCGACAGCTGGCGGCAGGAGTTCGGCGCCGTCGGCACCGTGCCGTTCACCAGCCACGACCTGACCGGACCGGCCGGGCCGGACCGGGACGCCCAGCTGGTCGCGATCGCCGCACGGGAACAGGCCGGACTGAATCTCACCGACGGCCCAGCGGTGCGGGCGGTGCACTTCCGGCTCGGCCCGGACGAGCCGGACAGGCTGCTCCTCGTCAACCACCACCTTGTGGTGGACGCCATGTCCCGTGGTGTCCTGCTCGACGACCTTCAGACGATCTGCCGGCAACTGGCGGCCGGCCGGCCGGCCCGGCTGCCCGCCAAGACGACCTCGTACCGGGACTGGGCGCGACGTCTGGACGAGTACGCGCAGTCCGGACGGCTGCGTGACGAACTGCCGTTCTGGGTGGAACAGAGCGGGGCCGGCACCGGAATCCCGGTTGATCATCCCGGCGGACAACCCACCTTCGGCAGCATCCGAACTCTCCAGGGAGCGCTGAGCAAGGCCGAGACAGACGCGTTGCGCCGCGTCGCCCGGGCGCGCGGCAGCAAGCTGAGCGACCTCATGGTTGCGGTCCTGGCGACCGTGCTCACCGACTGGACCGGCGGCCGGGAGTGCACGATGGCCGTCGCCGGCCACGGGCGGGCGGATCTGTTCGACGGGGTCGACCTCACCCGGACCGTCGGCTGGTTCCAGGTGTACTACCCCCTTCGGCTGAGCGTGCCGGGTACGGGCCTCGGCGACGCACGGCTCGCCGAGGTGGGCCGACAACTGGAGCGGGTGCCGGAGAACGGTATCGGGTATGGGCTGCTCCGCTACGGCCAGGCAGGCGCCGCCCCGAGCGACCGGCTGGCGGCCCTGCCCCCGCCCCAGGTGACCTTCAACTTCATGGGGGACTTCAGCTTCGCCGGCATGCCGGACGGGTCCGAGCTGTTCTCCGTCCCGGAGAGTGACTTCGGGTCGCCGCAGGACGACAACGGCAGGTGGCCCTACCTGATCGACGTCGTGCCGGCGCTGGTGAACCGGCGGCTGCGAATCGACCTCAACTTCAGTCTGGCCGTCCATCGTGGATCTACTGCTGAGTGGCTGCTCGGCGAGCTGCTCGATCGACTCCGGACGGTTCTTGGAACGGCCGACAACGAGACGGACCCGGTTCGGGGCGGACAGCCCGTTGCAATCGATCAAAAGGAGCAGGTCGTATGA
- a CDS encoding MFS transporter: MAAFSVLWVGQVLSTLGTRMTNFALSIWIWQATGHASDLALMTFFAFAATVVFSPIAGSLIDRWSRRLTILLSDAGSAIVTALLLALYLTGSVSVWHLYVVNVVTGALLAFQLPAYSATISLMMEKDHYPRANAMLSLARSVPAIFAPAAAGALLAATNIEVVLLVDAISYALAVVTVFMVRIPPRPVSEHEETPSMWRDSVLGFAYILRRPGLLGLQGILFAVGLFAAMGWVLLTPMVMARTGNAEAQVGVVLSVGAIGGVLGGALLGVLRPTRQKMLRLLLAALAFGLFGRVLLGVGDSLFVWSAAWFFAWLCVPFIDGYGQAIWQEKVSPELQGRVFAARQLIENLAVPIALGIAGPLADYFLEPAMRSGGSLAGTFGGLVGTGPGAGMALLCVITGVLGVLVVVAGALSPTVRLVESRIPDHDATPSERAAAVDEPPIHVAERH, translated from the coding sequence ATGGCCGCGTTCTCCGTTCTGTGGGTCGGCCAGGTGCTGTCCACACTCGGTACGCGGATGACGAACTTCGCCCTGAGCATCTGGATCTGGCAGGCGACCGGCCACGCCTCCGACCTGGCGCTCATGACCTTCTTCGCGTTCGCGGCCACGGTGGTGTTCAGCCCCATCGCTGGTTCCTTGATTGACCGGTGGAGCCGCCGGTTGACGATCCTGCTCAGCGACGCGGGTTCGGCGATCGTGACCGCGCTGCTACTGGCCCTGTACCTGACCGGGTCGGTCTCCGTCTGGCACCTGTACGTGGTCAACGTGGTGACCGGTGCGCTGCTCGCGTTCCAGCTACCGGCGTACTCGGCGACGATCTCGCTGATGATGGAGAAGGACCACTATCCGCGGGCGAACGCGATGCTGTCGCTGGCCCGCTCGGTCCCCGCCATCTTCGCCCCGGCCGCCGCGGGTGCCCTGCTGGCGGCGACGAACATCGAGGTCGTCCTCCTGGTGGACGCGATCTCGTACGCGCTCGCCGTGGTCACGGTCTTCATGGTACGGATCCCGCCGCGCCCGGTCAGCGAGCACGAGGAGACGCCGAGCATGTGGCGCGACTCGGTGTTGGGCTTCGCCTACATCCTGCGCCGCCCCGGCCTGCTCGGGCTGCAGGGCATCCTGTTCGCCGTCGGCCTGTTCGCCGCTATGGGCTGGGTACTGCTGACCCCGATGGTGATGGCCCGCACCGGCAACGCCGAGGCCCAGGTCGGCGTCGTGCTGTCGGTCGGCGCGATCGGCGGGGTGCTCGGGGGGGCCCTGCTCGGCGTGCTGCGCCCGACGCGGCAGAAGATGTTGCGCCTCCTGCTGGCGGCCCTTGCCTTTGGCCTGTTCGGCCGGGTGCTGCTCGGTGTCGGTGACTCGCTGTTCGTCTGGTCGGCCGCCTGGTTCTTCGCCTGGCTCTGCGTGCCCTTCATCGACGGCTACGGGCAGGCGATCTGGCAGGAGAAGGTCAGCCCCGAGCTGCAGGGCCGGGTGTTTGCCGCGCGTCAACTGATCGAGAATCTGGCCGTGCCGATCGCACTCGGCATCGCCGGTCCGCTCGCCGACTACTTCCTAGAGCCGGCAATGCGCTCCGGCGGTTCCCTGGCCGGGACGTTCGGTGGTCTGGTCGGCACCGGGCCCGGTGCGGGCATGGCGCTGCTCTGCGTGATCACCGGAGTGCTCGGGGTCCTTGTGGTCGTCGCTGGCGCCCTGTCTCCGACAGTACGGCTGGTGGAGTCCCGGATCCCCGACCATGACGCCACTCCGTCCGAGCGGGCGGCAGCGGTCGACGAACCGCCCATCCACGTAGCGGAAAGGCATTGA
- a CDS encoding thiamine pyrophosphate-dependent dehydrogenase E1 component subunit alpha, with amino-acid sequence MDVIVGNRGVTAGGVSPLADEDLGLLLLIRHFELALLDLFDQGKLNGTTHTCLGQEYIPVVLRPLLDERDYVFSNHRGHGHYLARYDDPAGLLAEIMGREGAICNGVGGSQHILRGTYMSTGVQGQSLPIAVGTAMHLERGGQPLLALAYIGDGTWGEGSVYEALNMAQLWRLPLVVVVENNRIAQSTPTERQMSGTIADRARAFGIRHHRITGVDVEAIRADLVPLVAETRHQNRPLVLEFDTYRLGPHSKGDDNRAPELIREAEEHDWHPVYAARFPEQFDRISAVQSRRVAEVVADVTARPLSTWEQ; translated from the coding sequence ATGGACGTGATCGTCGGGAATCGGGGGGTGACGGCGGGCGGAGTATCCCCGCTCGCCGACGAGGACCTCGGCCTGCTGTTGCTTATCCGGCACTTCGAACTGGCCCTGCTCGACTTGTTCGACCAGGGCAAGCTCAACGGCACCACGCACACCTGCCTCGGCCAGGAGTACATCCCGGTCGTCCTGCGGCCGTTGCTGGACGAGCGCGACTACGTGTTCAGCAACCACCGGGGCCACGGCCACTACCTCGCCCGCTACGACGACCCGGCCGGCCTGCTGGCAGAGATCATGGGACGCGAGGGCGCGATCTGCAACGGCGTCGGCGGCAGCCAGCACATCCTGCGGGGGACGTACATGTCCACCGGGGTGCAGGGCCAGAGCCTGCCGATCGCGGTCGGCACGGCGATGCACCTCGAACGCGGCGGGCAGCCGTTGCTGGCGCTGGCGTACATCGGCGACGGCACCTGGGGCGAGGGCTCCGTGTACGAGGCGCTCAACATGGCCCAGCTGTGGCGCCTGCCCCTGGTGGTCGTGGTGGAGAACAACCGGATCGCGCAGTCCACGCCGACCGAGCGGCAGATGTCTGGCACGATCGCGGACCGGGCGCGCGCCTTCGGGATCCGGCACCACCGGATCACCGGCGTCGACGTCGAGGCGATCCGCGCCGATCTGGTACCGCTGGTGGCCGAGACGCGCCACCAGAACCGTCCGCTCGTGCTGGAGTTCGACACCTACCGGCTGGGCCCGCACAGCAAGGGCGACGACAACCGGGCGCCCGAGCTGATCCGCGAGGCCGAGGAGCACGACTGGCACCCTGTCTACGCCGCGCGGTTCCCGGAGCAGTTCGACCGGATCTCCGCGGTGCAGAGCCGCCGCGTCGCCGAGGTCGTCGCCGACGTCACCGCCCGTCCGCTGTCCACCTGGGAGCAGTGA